One genomic window of Gracilinema caldarium DSM 7334 includes the following:
- the aroA gene encoding 3-phosphoshikimate 1-carboxyvinyltransferase codes for MRAVIHPHQFTGTYRIPASKSHTIRRLLFATLAQGVSVLEYPLDSLDARSCVAICRAFGAHIEEVRESAEEARRSGNPNAPAPDGSRLARWIVTGVGKDPSGQPNLKTPEDVLNVGNSGTTLYLALAVAGLHGGISIFTGDHQIRRRSAQNLLVALEGLGVRAESSRNNGCAPIIIQGPWKGGRVSIACPTSQYLSALLIAAPLAAPGTITELEVPLLNEQPYVEMTLAYLDAQGVHYEAAPDRSFFRIWGGASYKPMGGIVPGDFSSAAFPACAAAISGGTVTLLGLDPTDTQGDKALFEYLALMGCQVSWNQQVDGWSLTIAAPKELRGQTLDLNATPDALPVMAATACFAKGTTKLINVPNARIKETDRIAVMAQELGKLGAHITEQVDGLVIEGGQPLRGTEVQGHDDHRVVMALAVAGLACQGATTVDSAEAAAVTYPGFLELLGADMIE; via the coding sequence ATGCGCGCGGTAATACATCCCCATCAATTTACTGGAACTTATCGAATTCCTGCTTCCAAATCCCATACCATACGGCGGCTCTTATTTGCGACCTTGGCCCAAGGGGTAAGCGTCCTGGAATATCCTCTGGATTCGCTGGATGCCCGATCCTGTGTTGCAATCTGCCGGGCCTTTGGTGCCCATATCGAAGAAGTACGGGAATCGGCCGAAGAAGCCCGCCGGTCCGGAAACCCCAATGCTCCGGCCCCGGACGGGAGCCGGCTCGCCCGCTGGATTGTAACCGGTGTAGGGAAAGACCCATCGGGGCAGCCGAATCTGAAGACCCCAGAGGATGTGCTGAACGTGGGTAATTCGGGAACAACCCTGTACCTGGCCCTGGCTGTCGCGGGGCTCCATGGGGGAATTTCCATTTTTACCGGAGATCACCAGATACGCCGGCGAAGTGCTCAAAATCTGCTAGTAGCCCTGGAGGGACTGGGGGTCCGAGCTGAATCATCCCGGAATAACGGCTGTGCACCCATCATAATTCAGGGCCCCTGGAAGGGCGGCCGGGTTTCCATAGCATGCCCCACAAGCCAGTATCTCTCGGCACTGCTTATTGCGGCTCCCCTGGCTGCACCGGGAACGATTACAGAACTGGAGGTGCCCCTCCTGAACGAGCAGCCCTATGTGGAAATGACCCTGGCATACCTGGACGCTCAGGGTGTCCATTATGAAGCCGCCCCGGACAGGTCCTTTTTCAGGATCTGGGGCGGTGCTTCCTACAAACCTATGGGCGGAATCGTACCGGGGGATTTTTCTTCCGCCGCCTTTCCCGCCTGCGCGGCAGCCATCTCCGGCGGAACAGTTACCCTTCTCGGACTTGACCCGACGGACACCCAAGGCGACAAGGCCCTCTTTGAATACCTTGCTCTCATGGGCTGTCAGGTTTCATGGAATCAGCAGGTTGATGGATGGAGCCTCACGATCGCCGCACCCAAAGAACTGCGGGGCCAAACACTGGACCTGAATGCCACACCGGACGCGCTCCCCGTCATGGCCGCAACCGCATGTTTTGCCAAAGGGACCACAAAACTCATCAATGTTCCCAATGCCCGTATTAAAGAAACAGACCGCATTGCAGTCATGGCTCAAGAATTAGGTAAACTCGGCGCTCACATTACAGAACAGGTCGATGGACTTGTCATCGAAGGGGGGCAGCCTCTTCGAGGTACAGAAGTTCAGGGACACGATGACCACCGGGTCGTCATGGCCCTGGCGGTAGCAGGGCTCGCATGCCAGGGGGCAACCACGGTGGATAGCGCCGAAGCGGCCGCTGTCACCTATCCTGGTTTTCTGGAACTACTGGGTGCAGATATGATAGAATAG
- the trkA gene encoding Trk system potassium transporter TrkA, with translation MRVIIVGAGMVGTQLARHLINEKHDVSLIEIDEERARHASNRLDCLVINSEANNIQTLEEAGIAKADALICVTESDELNIIICGLAEGRYPQVLKIARVRNPDYDNLTRGGEKALGIDYFVHPDREAARTVVQAVEHGALGDILAFGDSAFEMGTIEIAKTSPLCGESIKIFHSLIGSEILVALIERGNEHILPSGTTTLHEGDRVYIIGRQADIQKVFEISGKKLEKVEKIGIVGGGRIGTLITEALLERAQPQSKSLFSFLTKFSPRRFKKIVLIEKDYELCKDLSVKFPDILVLNEDISDEGFISEEGIADLDLIITATDNQELNIITALYMKSHGLKRAIALVNSPSYGTIARRLGIDVVVPIKSVVVDTILARLMGSGVTGLHRLGEGTIEILEILVAPEAPVCGQKLKDFHLSSGGLVMLITRHGESFIPHGEHQFEPHDRLVIIAQKGVGNELERLFGRQE, from the coding sequence ATGCGCGTCATCATCGTTGGAGCCGGCATGGTCGGCACCCAGTTGGCAAGGCACCTCATCAATGAAAAACATGATGTATCCCTCATCGAAATTGATGAAGAGCGGGCCCGTCATGCATCAAACCGGCTGGACTGTTTGGTCATCAATAGCGAAGCTAACAACATACAGACCCTGGAAGAAGCGGGTATCGCTAAGGCCGATGCCCTCATCTGTGTCACCGAATCGGATGAGCTCAATATCATCATTTGCGGTCTGGCCGAAGGACGTTACCCCCAGGTATTAAAAATAGCCCGGGTCCGTAATCCGGATTATGACAACCTGACCAGGGGCGGCGAAAAGGCCCTCGGGATCGATTACTTTGTACACCCCGACCGGGAGGCAGCACGGACCGTCGTACAGGCCGTTGAACATGGTGCTTTAGGTGACATTCTGGCTTTTGGTGACAGTGCTTTTGAAATGGGGACTATAGAAATTGCAAAAACCAGCCCGCTCTGCGGTGAATCCATAAAAATCTTTCATAGCCTCATCGGCTCAGAAATACTGGTAGCCCTCATTGAGCGGGGTAATGAGCATATCCTGCCCAGTGGAACGACCACATTACACGAGGGCGACCGGGTATATATCATAGGCCGCCAGGCAGATATTCAGAAGGTTTTTGAAATTTCCGGTAAAAAACTTGAAAAGGTGGAAAAAATTGGGATCGTAGGCGGTGGCCGCATTGGAACCCTTATTACCGAAGCCCTCCTTGAACGGGCTCAGCCGCAATCCAAATCACTCTTTTCTTTTTTGACCAAATTTTCCCCCCGGCGGTTTAAAAAAATAGTACTTATCGAAAAAGATTATGAGCTTTGTAAGGACCTTTCCGTAAAATTCCCCGATATTCTGGTACTTAATGAAGATATTTCCGACGAAGGTTTTATATCGGAAGAAGGAATTGCGGACCTGGATCTGATTATCACCGCTACGGATAACCAGGAGCTTAATATTATTACCGCCCTTTATATGAAATCCCATGGGTTAAAACGGGCAATAGCCTTGGTCAACTCTCCAAGTTATGGGACCATTGCCCGGAGGCTCGGCATCGATGTGGTTGTACCTATTAAATCTGTAGTCGTCGATACCATTCTAGCCCGCCTGATGGGAAGCGGTGTAACAGGCCTCCACCGGCTTGGGGAGGGCACTATCGAGATTTTAGAGATTCTTGTCGCACCGGAAGCTCCGGTTTGCGGTCAAAAACTCAAGGATTTTCACCTTTCGTCGGGAGGTTTAGTGATGCTCATAACCCGGCACGGCGAATCCTTTATTCCCCATGGGGAACACCAGTTTGAACCTCATGACCGGCTGGTGATTATTGCACAAAAGGGTGTGGGTAACGAATTAGAACGACTCTTTGGCAGGCAGGAATGA